In the Salinirubrum litoreum genome, one interval contains:
- a CDS encoding thioredoxin family protein has translation MSETEAVSSEPIHVESEDHLQRLVVDNDVVLVDFYADWCGPCKMLEPTVAEIAAETDAVVAKVDIDALQTLAKNEGVRSVPTLQFYAGGQKGERFVGVQSKDDLVAHIESLA, from the coding sequence ATGAGCGAGACAGAGGCAGTCAGTTCTGAACCGATTCACGTCGAGAGTGAAGATCACCTGCAACGACTCGTCGTGGACAACGACGTCGTCCTCGTGGACTTCTACGCGGACTGGTGTGGCCCGTGCAAGATGCTCGAACCGACCGTCGCCGAGATCGCAGCGGAGACCGACGCGGTCGTGGCGAAGGTCGACATCGACGCACTCCAGACGCTCGCGAAGAACGAGGGCGTCCGGAGCGTGCCGACCCTCCAGTTCTACGCGGGCGGACAGAAAGGCGAACGGTTCGTCGGCGTCCAGTCGAAAGACGACCTGGTCGCACACATCGAGTCGCTGGCCTGA